Proteins encoded together in one Bos indicus isolate NIAB-ARS_2022 breed Sahiwal x Tharparkar chromosome 3, NIAB-ARS_B.indTharparkar_mat_pri_1.0, whole genome shotgun sequence window:
- the AQP10 gene encoding LOW QUALITY PROTEIN: aquaporin-10 (The sequence of the model RefSeq protein was modified relative to this genomic sequence to represent the inferred CDS: inserted 2 bases in 1 codon) produces MKPSFGAKARDTSQGPLRIRSLLARQCLAELLAVFVLMLLIQGSSAQAVTSGGTKGNFFTVFLAGSLGIMLAIYVSGNVSGAHLNPAFSLPMCLRGHLPWARFLSYSLVQLLSAFCASGVPYALYLDALQNYPGGSLTVTGPKETASIFATYPAPYLSLSNGFLDQVLGTWKLMVGMAILDXRNKGVPAGLEPVVVGLLILADMLSMGANCGFPINPVQDLDPQLFTYVAGWGPEVFSAGNGWWWVPVVGSLVGAMPGTATYQLLVAKHHPEDSEPSQDLECAQQEASDSGSPAATQLQESKL; encoded by the exons ATGAAGCCCTCATTTGGAGCCAAGGCAAGAGACACAAG TCAAGGACCGCTCCGGATCCGCAGCCTCCTGGCCCGGCAGTGCCTGGCGGAGCTTCTGGCTGTGTTTGTGCTCATG CTCCTCATACAGGGGTCTTCGGCCCAGGCTGTCACCAGTGGAGGAACCAAAGGAAACTTCTTCACCGTGTTTCTGGCTGGCTCTCTGGGCATTATGCTAGCCATCTATGTGAGTGGTAATGTCTCAG GGGCCCACCTGAATCCAGCCTTCTCCCTGCCCATGTGCCTCCGGGGACACCTCCCCTGGGCCAGGTTTCTCAGTTACTCCTTGGTGCAGTTGCTGTCTGCGTTCTGTGCCTCTGGAGTCCCCTATGCTCTctatct AGATGCCCTACAGAACTACCCAGGTGGGAGCCTGACAGTGACTGGTCCCAAGGAGACGGCTTCCATCTTTGCCACCTACCCTGCCCCCTATCTGTCTCTGAGCAATGGCTTCCTGGATCAG GTTCTGGGCACCTGGAAGCTGATGGTGGGGATGGCCATCCTGGA ACGGAACAAGGGAGTGCCTGCAGGTCTGGAGCCTGTGGTAGTGGGGTTACTGATCCTGGCCGACATGCTATCCATGGGTGCCAACTGTGGGTTCCCAATCAACCCTGTCCAGGACCTCGACCCACAGCTTTTCACCTACGTAGCTGGCTGGGGCCCTGAAGTCTTCAG TGCTGGCAATGGTTGGTGGTGGGTTCCTGTGGTGGGCTCTCTAGTGGGGGCCATGCCTGGCACAGCCACATACCAGCTGCTGGTGGCAAAACACCATCCTGAGGACTCAGAGCCATCTCAGGATCTAGAGTGTGCCCAACAGGAAGCCTCAGACTCGGGAAGTCCGGCCGCAACTCAGCTGCAGGAGAGTAAGCTGTGA